In Neofelis nebulosa isolate mNeoNeb1 chromosome 10, mNeoNeb1.pri, whole genome shotgun sequence, one DNA window encodes the following:
- the LOC131488782 gene encoding olfactory receptor 4C11-like, which produces MESNSSVNEFVLFGLTQNVVKGKVVFVVFLFLYLATLLANLLIVMTIRYSRTLGSPMYFFLFYLSFADACFSTTTAPRLIVDSVSEKKVISYNECMTQVFAVHFFGCMEILVLILMSFDRYVAICKPLRYTIIMSRHVCGTLVNLAWVVSCIHSSAQIFLALKLPFCGPDVIDHYFCDMPPLLKLACMDTYVINLLIVFNSGAICMVSFVVLLLSYIFILHSLNNQSAEGRKKALSTCTSHIIIVILFFVPCIFTYTHPVTTFPVDKMVAVFYTIVTPLLNPLIYTLRNAEVKNAMRKLWCGKL; this is translated from the coding sequence ATGGAGTCGAATAGCAGTGTGAATGAGTTCGTTCTGTTTGGGTTAACACAGAATGTTGTAAAGGGAAAAGTAGTGTTTGTGGTCTTCTTGTTTCTATACCTCGCAACCCTTTTGGCAAATTTACTTATTGTGATGACCATAAGATACAGCCGGACACTTGGGagccccatgtacttcttccttttctacttaTCCTTTGCTGATGCCTGCTTCTCAACAACCACTGCTCCTAGGTTAATAGTAGATTCTGTATCTGAGAAGAAAGTCATCTCCTACAACGAGTGCATGACCCAGGTTTTCGCAGTTCACTTCTTTGGGTGCATGGAGATCTTGGTGCTTATCCTCATGTCCTTTGATCGCTATGTGGCCATTTGTAAGCCCCTGCGATACACTATCATCATGAGCCGGCATGTCTGTGGCACACTGGTGAATCTAGCCTGGGTGGTGTCTTGTATCCATTCTTCTGCACAGATTTTCTTGGCTTTGAAACTACCCTTCTGTGGACCCGATGTTATTGATCATTATTTCTGTGATATGCCACCTTTGTTGAAACTTGCATGCATGGACACCTATGTAATCAATTTACTCATAGTTTTTAACAGTGGGGCTATCTGCATGGTGAGTTTCGTCGTCCTGCTTCTCTCTTATATTTTCATCTTACATTCTCTGAATAACCAGagtgcagaaggaagaaagaaagccctCTCTACGTGCACATCCCACATCATCattgtcattttattctttgttccaTGTATATTCACATATACTCACCCTGTAACTACATTTCCAGTGGATAAGATGGTGGCTGTGTTTTACACTATTGTGACACCCTTGCTCAACCCTCTGATTTATACTCTGAGAAATGCAGAAGTGAAGAATGCAATGAGGAAGTTATGGTGTGGCAAACTCTGA